One genomic region from Croceicoccus sp. YJ47 encodes:
- a CDS encoding TonB-dependent receptor domain-containing protein: MKFKTNSMLKASSSLRAAALVGATSLLAVASPAFAQADMDEPGVGSPSNSYDEQVGQPIVVTGSRIARRNLETAAPVAVVNEEEFELSGSVNVESVINALPQVVPGLNGNSNNPGNGAATLNLRGLGETRTMVLVNGRRWMFYDTSQIVDLNTIPQFLIQNVDVVTGGASAVYGSDALAGVVNFKLRDDLDGILLGGQSSITERGDGHRYNIDIALGSDLADGRGNVTVWGSYNRRKEIFQDQRAFSRFAAVDGCIVPGSIDGDTGISSDRVPFSSSAGQTCVGQGGVIGPVAGGSSGVPSTYVDVLGAQFANSGGTLVDYSPFNYAPFNYLQLPQERYMLGGYGHYDIADGMTAYTELSYVNSNVPQELAPTPAFLTVDLDVDSPFFDQSVQNQLAALDTDGDGFVSSQVRRRLLELGSRNSNDDRNAFRVLGGLRGEFSPAWGYDAYYMYSRTRNSQIQSGNASISRFTQALRTEFDEDGNLVCTNPANGCVPLNIFGLNTISDEAADFIRIGAQNTEISSLQVANATINGELFELQGGPLGVAFGAEYRKVSSEYIPDTFLASGDVTGFNAGLPTEGSYDVKELFGELYVPLINGGFIDRLELTGAVRYSDYSLGAVGGVWTYAGGVTLAPIRDITLRGQYQRAVRAPNVDELFGGASQGFPPATDPCSSRSTNQSDAVRDLCIATGVPADAVFTDAVQLNSQIEGQFGGNPNLEEETADTFTAGVVLQPSFIPRLAITVDYFDIKVENLISTLGGGLNNALSLCYNTVQDVSSEYCQAINRFDDGSINFVEILNANISELTTSGVDLEVSYATPVGFSMFGAGESDLSFYFLGTWTDENTFTPVSDLPDQTEQCAGYYGSTCGTLQPEYKFSSRVTLSDGPATISLRGRYVGEAEDDQLRDGVDAASLAIPRLKETFYLDLATSFEVLENKVITFGVNNLLDQQPRLTGDSQQQANTYPTVYDVLGRDFFVSFKAEF; the protein is encoded by the coding sequence GTGAAATTCAAGACCAATTCCATGCTGAAGGCGAGCAGCAGCCTCCGCGCTGCCGCTCTGGTCGGCGCGACGTCGCTACTGGCCGTCGCCAGCCCGGCGTTCGCGCAGGCAGACATGGACGAGCCCGGCGTCGGCTCGCCGTCCAATTCCTATGACGAGCAGGTCGGTCAGCCGATCGTCGTGACCGGTTCGCGCATCGCGCGCCGCAACCTCGAGACTGCGGCCCCCGTCGCCGTCGTCAACGAGGAAGAGTTCGAACTTTCGGGCTCGGTCAACGTCGAATCCGTCATCAACGCGCTTCCGCAGGTCGTTCCCGGCCTCAACGGCAACTCGAACAACCCGGGCAATGGCGCCGCGACGCTGAACCTTCGCGGTCTGGGCGAAACCCGCACGATGGTGCTGGTCAACGGCCGCCGCTGGATGTTCTACGATACCTCGCAAATCGTCGACCTCAACACCATCCCGCAGTTCCTGATTCAGAACGTCGATGTCGTGACCGGCGGTGCTTCGGCCGTTTACGGTTCGGACGCGCTGGCTGGCGTCGTCAACTTCAAGCTGCGTGACGATCTCGACGGCATCCTGCTCGGCGGGCAGAGCTCGATCACCGAGCGTGGGGATGGCCACCGCTACAACATCGACATCGCACTCGGTTCCGACCTTGCCGACGGTCGCGGTAACGTCACCGTGTGGGGTTCGTACAACCGCCGCAAGGAAATCTTCCAGGATCAGCGTGCATTCTCGCGCTTTGCAGCCGTCGACGGTTGTATCGTTCCCGGGTCCATCGATGGCGACACCGGCATCAGCAGCGACCGTGTTCCGTTTAGCTCGTCCGCAGGTCAGACCTGCGTCGGCCAGGGCGGCGTGATCGGTCCGGTTGCCGGCGGTTCGTCGGGCGTTCCCTCGACCTATGTCGACGTTCTGGGTGCGCAGTTCGCGAACAGCGGCGGCACGCTCGTCGATTATTCGCCGTTCAACTACGCTCCGTTCAACTACCTGCAGCTTCCGCAGGAACGTTACATGCTTGGCGGCTACGGTCACTATGACATCGCCGATGGCATGACCGCGTACACCGAACTGTCCTATGTCAATTCGAACGTGCCGCAGGAACTGGCTCCGACGCCGGCGTTCCTGACTGTCGACCTCGACGTAGACAGCCCGTTCTTCGATCAGTCGGTTCAGAACCAGCTGGCCGCGCTCGACACCGATGGTGACGGTTTCGTCAGCTCGCAGGTGCGTCGCCGCCTTCTGGAACTTGGCTCGCGTAACTCGAACGACGACCGTAACGCGTTCCGCGTTCTGGGCGGCCTGCGTGGCGAATTCTCGCCGGCATGGGGCTATGACGCCTATTACATGTATTCGCGGACCCGCAATTCGCAGATCCAGTCGGGCAATGCGTCGATCAGCCGCTTTACCCAGGCTCTGCGGACCGAGTTCGACGAGGACGGCAATCTCGTCTGCACCAATCCGGCGAACGGCTGTGTGCCGCTCAACATCTTCGGCCTGAACACGATTTCGGACGAAGCGGCGGACTTCATCCGCATCGGTGCGCAGAACACCGAAATCTCGTCGCTGCAGGTTGCCAACGCCACCATCAATGGCGAGCTTTTCGAGCTTCAGGGCGGCCCGCTGGGTGTGGCCTTCGGTGCTGAATATCGTAAGGTTTCGTCGGAATACATTCCCGACACCTTCCTTGCATCGGGCGACGTGACGGGCTTCAACGCCGGTCTGCCGACCGAAGGCAGCTATGACGTGAAGGAGCTCTTTGGCGAACTTTACGTTCCGCTGATCAACGGTGGTTTCATCGACCGTCTCGAGCTGACCGGTGCTGTGCGTTATTCGGACTACTCGCTCGGCGCAGTGGGCGGCGTGTGGACCTATGCCGGCGGCGTTACGCTTGCGCCGATCCGCGACATCACCCTGCGTGGTCAGTATCAGCGTGCCGTCCGTGCGCCCAACGTCGACGAATTGTTCGGCGGTGCGTCGCAGGGCTTCCCGCCCGCTACCGACCCGTGCTCGAGCCGTAGCACGAACCAGAGCGACGCGGTGCGTGATCTCTGCATCGCGACGGGCGTGCCTGCCGATGCGGTCTTCACCGATGCGGTTCAGCTGAACTCGCAGATCGAAGGCCAGTTCGGCGGCAACCCGAACCTCGAAGAAGAAACTGCCGATACGTTCACCGCCGGTGTCGTGCTGCAGCCCTCCTTCATCCCGCGTCTCGCCATCACCGTCGACTATTTCGACATCAAGGTCGAGAACCTGATCTCGACCTTGGGCGGCGGTCTGAACAACGCTCTGTCGCTGTGCTACAACACGGTGCAGGACGTCTCGAGCGAGTATTGCCAGGCCATCAACCGTTTCGACGATGGCAGCATCAACTTCGTCGAGATTCTGAATGCCAACATCTCGGAACTGACCACCTCGGGCGTCGACCTCGAAGTCAGCTACGCGACGCCGGTCGGCTTCAGCATGTTCGGCGCAGGTGAGAGCGACCTGTCGTTCTACTTCCTCGGCACTTGGACGGACGAGAACACCTTCACCCCGGTGTCGGATCTCCCCGATCAGACCGAGCAGTGCGCGGGCTACTACGGCTCGACCTGCGGCACGCTTCAGCCCGAGTACAAGTTCTCGAGCCGCGTGACGCTTTCCGATGGTCCTGCAACGATCAGCCTGCGTGGCCGCTATGTCGGTGAAGCCGAGGACGATCAGCTGCGTGACGGCGTGGATGCGGCATCGCTCGCCATTCCGCGTCTGAAGGAAACCTTCTACCTCGATCTCGCCACCTCGTTCGAGGTTCTGGAAAACAAGGTCATCACCTTCGGCGTGAACAACCTTCTCGACCAGCAGCCCCGTCTGACCGGCGATTCGCAGCAGCAGGCGAATACCTACCCGACCGTCTATGACGTTCTGGGCCGGGACTTCTTCGTCTCGTTCAAGGCGGAATTCTGA
- a CDS encoding 2OG-Fe(II) oxygenase family protein, whose product MLKSLFKLNPDIDRIPLARRFAQDSRVQIRNVLTDESAREIRHVLQSATPWGLAWQAGNHGPNLMRADQVRDPEHRGRLQTMMESTHKAAASRGEDYAFRFGSYPMLDAYREKWAEGSAQDILLEHLNTQEYLGLLRDVTGIDALKKADAQATLYGPNHFLATHDDSHVAEGWRVAYVLNFADADWRPEWGGYLNFHAEDGDIVAGWKPRFNALNLFLVPQRHAVSYVPPFAPAGRFAITGWARDR is encoded by the coding sequence GTGCTCAAATCGCTTTTTAAGCTGAACCCGGATATTGATCGGATCCCGCTGGCTCGCCGCTTTGCGCAGGACAGCCGCGTACAGATCCGCAACGTGCTTACCGACGAAAGTGCGCGCGAAATTCGCCACGTGCTCCAATCGGCGACCCCCTGGGGTCTCGCCTGGCAGGCAGGGAACCACGGACCGAACCTGATGCGTGCGGACCAAGTGCGCGATCCAGAGCATCGCGGCCGTCTGCAGACCATGATGGAAAGCACGCACAAGGCCGCTGCGAGCAGGGGGGAGGATTACGCTTTCCGCTTTGGCAGCTATCCCATGCTCGACGCCTATCGCGAAAAATGGGCCGAGGGAAGTGCGCAGGACATCCTGCTAGAACATCTTAATACCCAGGAATATCTTGGACTTCTCCGCGATGTAACCGGCATCGACGCGTTGAAGAAGGCGGACGCGCAGGCGACGCTTTACGGACCAAACCATTTCCTTGCCACGCACGACGACAGCCACGTGGCCGAAGGGTGGCGCGTTGCCTATGTCCTCAATTTCGCGGATGCCGACTGGCGCCCGGAATGGGGGGGGTATCTGAACTTTCACGCCGAGGATGGAGACATCGTCGCGGGATGGAAGCCGCGCTTCAACGCGCTGAATCTCTTCCTCGTACCACAACGTCACGCGGTGTCTTATGTCCCCCCCTTCGCGCCTGCCGGGCGTTTCGCGATCACGGGATGGGCACGCGACCGGTGA
- a CDS encoding putative 2OG-Fe(II) oxygenase — MGTRPVKAADLANLREQALAAERAGDRDTAMQRMAHAVELAGDHAALLNSAGGLALRLDRRENALAWYRKAFRLVPDSIEYATNFAIALHRFGHHDEALATLSGFEFSAQRDARYFATRGHVERALSLLDDAAKSYDGALSLQPDHARAMHGRARIALERADDDVVARYEAALRLNSNDPELLLGYAQALEITGRNDDALALSERLNAAAPRWTDALSQTAQLRLARGDDNFTAPYYEAALRAPDDAAIRLEWARQLAGLDRFSEAADVAANARRAFPDDPRFALLEAVHAGEAGDDARAGAIFAELSGRSATRDLHEARHWIRLGDQEQAEALLLRVLDERPFDIGAWALRSICWRLSGDSRLEWLHGQDTLVQRLPLPLEPQSLRTVCAVLHALHERSSLPLGQSVRGGSQTRGRLFARSTPEIQRLHRAVMGALDSYRAALPDRDDRHPLLRFRDTPWRTDGSWSVRLNSSGFHAAHIHPKGCVSSAIHLELPDTDGMDRAGWLELGRPPRDLRLNLPPERMVEPRRAHLVLFPSTLYHGTRPFEGGRRMTVAFDVVPRGTKLGLAFRRFKPAMKKGGGT, encoded by the coding sequence ATGGGCACGCGACCGGTGAAGGCCGCGGATCTGGCCAACCTTCGGGAACAGGCTCTAGCGGCCGAACGGGCCGGGGACCGCGACACCGCGATGCAGAGGATGGCCCATGCGGTGGAATTGGCGGGCGACCACGCCGCGCTTTTGAATAGTGCGGGCGGGTTGGCGCTCCGGCTCGACCGGCGCGAAAATGCGCTCGCATGGTATCGCAAGGCCTTTCGACTGGTGCCGGATTCCATCGAATATGCCACCAATTTCGCCATCGCGCTTCATCGCTTCGGCCATCATGACGAAGCGCTGGCGACGCTTTCCGGTTTCGAGTTCAGTGCGCAACGCGATGCGCGCTATTTTGCGACGCGGGGCCATGTCGAACGCGCGCTTTCCCTCCTCGACGATGCGGCGAAAAGCTATGACGGGGCATTGTCATTACAGCCGGATCATGCGCGAGCGATGCACGGACGGGCGCGTATCGCGCTCGAACGGGCGGATGACGATGTGGTCGCGCGATACGAAGCGGCGCTACGCTTGAATTCAAACGACCCGGAACTCTTGCTCGGATATGCGCAGGCTCTCGAAATTACCGGCCGGAATGACGATGCGCTCGCCCTCTCGGAGCGATTGAACGCAGCCGCTCCGCGATGGACCGATGCGCTTTCCCAAACGGCGCAATTGCGTCTTGCGCGCGGCGATGACAATTTTACAGCGCCTTATTATGAGGCGGCACTCCGTGCGCCGGACGATGCTGCGATACGACTGGAATGGGCGCGGCAATTGGCAGGGCTCGACCGTTTTTCCGAGGCAGCGGATGTCGCGGCAAACGCACGACGTGCTTTTCCCGACGACCCGCGCTTTGCCTTGCTGGAGGCGGTTCACGCCGGCGAGGCGGGCGACGATGCGCGCGCGGGTGCAATTTTTGCCGAGTTGTCAGGGCGAAGTGCCACGCGCGACCTCCACGAAGCGCGGCACTGGATACGACTGGGCGATCAGGAACAGGCAGAAGCCCTGCTGCTGCGCGTTCTGGACGAACGTCCATTCGATATCGGCGCATGGGCGCTTCGTTCGATTTGCTGGCGTCTGTCGGGGGATAGCCGGCTGGAATGGCTGCATGGCCAGGACACGCTGGTGCAGCGACTTCCCCTTCCCCTCGAACCGCAATCGCTGCGGACGGTATGCGCAGTTCTCCATGCGCTTCACGAACGGTCCTCCCTGCCGCTCGGCCAATCGGTGCGGGGCGGTAGCCAGACGCGCGGGCGGCTTTTCGCCCGCTCGACGCCTGAGATCCAAAGGCTTCATCGCGCCGTCATGGGGGCGCTGGATTCCTATCGCGCGGCGCTGCCCGATCGCGATGACCGGCACCCCCTGCTCCGATTTCGCGACACGCCTTGGCGAACCGATGGATCCTGGTCAGTCCGTCTGAATTCCTCTGGCTTTCATGCGGCGCATATTCATCCGAAAGGATGCGTGTCCTCGGCGATCCATCTGGAGCTGCCCGATACGGACGGGATGGATCGCGCCGGATGGCTTGAACTTGGAAGACCGCCGCGCGATCTCCGGCTGAACCTGCCGCCCGAGCGGATGGTCGAACCACGGCGCGCCCATCTCGTTCTCTTCCCCAGCACGCTCTATCACGGCACGCGTCCTTTTGAAGGCGGCCGGCGTATGACCGTGGCCTTCGACGTCGTGCCCCGCGGAACGAAACTCGGGCTCGCTTTCCGGCGTTTCAAGCCTGCAATGAAAAAGGGCGGCGGCACCTGA
- a CDS encoding flavodoxin family protein — MNPDAPLLIVWHSRTGAAEAMADAASKGADGEARIVRARDAQPDDVLKAKAYLFACPENLATMSGMMKEFFDRCYYPVLGRIEGRAYATAISAGSDGEGATRQIDRIVAGWRLKRVADPLIVNCDAQDAASILAPKTIAPEEVARCEELGAAMAEGVRMGIF; from the coding sequence ATGAACCCGGATGCGCCATTGCTGATCGTCTGGCACAGCCGCACCGGCGCGGCCGAGGCGATGGCCGACGCCGCGTCGAAGGGCGCGGACGGCGAGGCGCGGATCGTCCGGGCGCGCGATGCGCAACCGGACGACGTGCTGAAAGCGAAGGCGTATCTTTTTGCGTGCCCGGAAAATCTCGCCACCATGTCGGGCATGATGAAAGAGTTTTTCGACAGGTGCTATTATCCCGTGCTCGGCCGGATCGAGGGGCGTGCCTATGCCACCGCGATTTCGGCGGGATCCGACGGGGAGGGCGCCACGCGGCAGATCGACCGCATCGTGGCTGGCTGGCGGCTGAAGCGTGTGGCCGACCCGCTCATCGTGAATTGCGATGCGCAGGATGCGGCGTCGATCCTCGCGCCCAAAACAATCGCCCCGGAAGAGGTCGCGCGATGCGAAGAGCTCGGCGCCGCCATGGCCGAGGGGGTGCGGATGGGCATTTTCTGA
- a CDS encoding AHH domain-containing protein, with translation MGYEQWSQPAPDCRKGISFGRVNRPSDPGFKPGWQKHHLLPRQLSAISSLAPFWTAMRRHGVSFDDFHFNGVLLPATETIAAKENLPLHRGPHREYSDAVGERVGAIESSWARGQSRPAFADCEAAGRLRLLQKPCAGACRARGTPRSR, from the coding sequence TTGGGATATGAGCAGTGGTCGCAGCCAGCTCCAGATTGCCGGAAGGGGATTTCATTTGGACGCGTCAATCGTCCGTCCGACCCGGGGTTCAAACCCGGGTGGCAGAAACACCATCTGCTCCCGCGGCAATTGTCGGCTATTTCTTCGCTCGCGCCGTTCTGGACGGCAATGCGTAGACATGGCGTATCCTTCGACGATTTCCATTTCAACGGCGTCCTGCTTCCCGCGACCGAAACCATCGCGGCAAAGGAAAACCTGCCGCTCCACCGCGGTCCGCACCGCGAGTATAGCGATGCGGTCGGCGAACGGGTCGGAGCCATCGAATCGTCATGGGCGAGGGGGCAGTCGAGACCCGCTTTCGCCGATTGCGAGGCGGCGGGCCGGCTGCGGCTCCTTCAAAAGCCTTGCGCCGGCGCCTGTCGCGCGAGGGGAACTCCCCGCTCACGCTGA
- the recJ gene encoding single-stranded-DNA-specific exonuclease RecJ, which produces MAILTNGYVCGVEHSLSGRAWRWRGGNVDCAAADEAGSAELVTQLLLSRGVSVEDMDRHRSPTMRGFLPDPSIFADMENAADRLAQAVLAREAMTIYGDYDVDGATSAALMIRVLRMLGADPGHYIPDRLLEGYGPSGEALVRLGEQGSSLVVTVDCGAMAYEALDMAHDAGVDVIVVDHHKCSSVLPRAAALVNPNRLDECDEAAAHGHLAAVGVAFLLSVALVRKLRARGYFADRAEPDLMALLDLVALGTVADVAALHGLNRAFVAQGLKIMARRQNVGLSALIDASRLKRAPVCSDLGFALGPRINAAGRIGESTLGVRLLTTEDPEEAAEIADRLDALNEERRGVEAEVQEAAEQQLAAQHNRAVVVIAGHGWHPGVIGIVAGRIKEKAGRPALIIAMQDGDDGALIGKGSGRSIPGVDIGAAVIAARDAGLVMQGGGHAMAAGLTIAAEKLDAFRDFLDERLSRDVERARTSLTTTIDLSLAPGGLQPALVDTLESAGPYGVGWPSPRVAVGPVRLVKADVVGNGHVRIIAAGQDGARFKGIAFRAEETELGQALLHGSAGRRVWLAGRAKIDDWGRVPAVELHVEDAAWAG; this is translated from the coding sequence ATGGCAATACTTACCAATGGTTACGTGTGCGGCGTCGAACATTCGCTTTCCGGCCGGGCATGGCGGTGGCGCGGGGGCAATGTCGATTGCGCCGCCGCGGACGAGGCAGGCTCTGCGGAACTGGTGACACAGCTGCTGTTGTCGCGGGGCGTGTCGGTGGAGGATATGGACCGCCACCGTTCGCCGACGATGCGCGGGTTCCTTCCCGATCCGTCGATCTTCGCCGACATGGAAAACGCGGCGGACCGGCTGGCGCAGGCGGTGCTCGCACGCGAGGCGATGACGATCTACGGCGATTACGACGTCGATGGCGCGACCAGCGCGGCGCTGATGATCCGGGTGCTACGGATGCTCGGCGCCGATCCGGGCCATTACATCCCCGATCGCCTGCTCGAAGGATACGGCCCGTCGGGAGAGGCGCTGGTCCGGCTCGGCGAGCAGGGCAGCAGCCTTGTCGTCACCGTCGATTGCGGCGCCATGGCGTATGAGGCGCTGGACATGGCGCACGATGCGGGCGTCGATGTCATCGTCGTCGATCACCACAAATGCAGCAGCGTCCTGCCCCGTGCCGCCGCGCTGGTGAACCCGAACCGGCTCGACGAATGCGACGAGGCGGCGGCGCACGGGCACCTCGCCGCGGTCGGGGTCGCGTTCCTCCTCTCGGTCGCGCTGGTGCGTAAACTGCGTGCGCGCGGCTATTTCGCCGACCGCGCGGAGCCCGATCTCATGGCGCTGCTCGACCTCGTGGCGCTGGGCACGGTGGCCGATGTGGCGGCGCTGCACGGGTTGAACCGCGCCTTCGTGGCGCAGGGGCTGAAGATCATGGCGCGGCGGCAGAATGTCGGACTGTCGGCGCTCATCGACGCGAGCCGGTTGAAACGTGCGCCGGTGTGCAGCGATCTCGGCTTCGCGCTCGGCCCGCGGATCAATGCCGCGGGCCGCATCGGCGAATCCACGCTGGGCGTGCGCCTGCTGACCACCGAAGACCCGGAGGAGGCCGCCGAGATCGCCGACCGGCTCGACGCGCTGAACGAGGAGCGGCGCGGGGTCGAGGCCGAGGTGCAGGAGGCCGCGGAGCAGCAGCTCGCCGCGCAGCATAATCGCGCCGTGGTCGTGATCGCGGGGCATGGCTGGCATCCCGGCGTGATCGGGATCGTCGCGGGCCGCATCAAGGAGAAGGCGGGCCGGCCCGCGCTCATCATCGCGATGCAGGACGGCGACGACGGCGCGTTGATCGGCAAGGGTTCGGGGCGGTCGATCCCGGGCGTCGATATCGGCGCCGCGGTCATCGCCGCGCGCGATGCGGGGCTTGTCATGCAGGGCGGCGGCCATGCGATGGCGGCGGGGCTGACCATCGCGGCGGAGAAGCTGGACGCGTTCCGGGATTTCCTCGACGAGCGGCTGTCCCGCGACGTGGAGCGCGCGCGCACCTCGCTGACGACGACGATCGACCTCTCGCTCGCACCGGGCGGATTGCAGCCCGCGCTTGTCGATACGCTCGAGAGCGCGGGCCCTTACGGCGTGGGCTGGCCCTCTCCGCGGGTCGCGGTCGGGCCGGTAAGGCTGGTGAAGGCCGATGTGGTCGGCAACGGCCACGTACGCATCATCGCGGCGGGACAGGACGGCGCACGCTTCAAGGGCATCGCCTTTCGCGCCGAGGAAACCGAACTCGGGCAGGCCCTGCTTCACGGCTCTGCCGGCCGCAGGGTCTGGCTCGCCGGGCGGGCGAAAATCGACGATTGGGGCCGGGTTCCTGCGGTCGAATTGCATGTCGAGGACGCCGCCTGGGCGGGTTAG
- the leuA gene encoding 2-isopropylmalate synthase gives MPMLSDPSAKYRRFPPVALNDRTWPSAVIEQPPRWLSTDMRDGNQSLIDPMDSVKKNRFFDLLLSVGLKEIEIGFPAAGATEFDFIQGLVRNGRIPDDVLVQVLTQSREDLIRTSFESLAYARAAIVHLYNAVSPAWRDIVFRMTKDEVRDIAVTGAKIMRDEAGKRPDTDWHFQYSPETFSTAELDFSIACCEAVMDILQPTPERPLILNLPATVEASTPNIYADQIEYFCRNIPRRDSVVVSLHTHNDRGTGVAAAELGLMAGADRIEGCLFGNGERTGNCCLVTMALNMYTQGVDPGLDFSDIDAVIETVEYCNQIPVHQRHPYGGELVFTAFSGSHQDAIKKGFEAHERQNDETWRVPYLPIDPADLGRNYEAVIRVNSQSGKGGFAWVLEQDRGLKLPKRMQAHFSKAVQRLADEKKQEVTAQDIWDAFRSEYHLSRPRHFHLVDYEESRAADGTRTFAGTIAVAGKERSVSGRGNGLISSVVATLRESFDVTLEVLDYSEHALSKGSDARAAAYVECMTKDGRTIWGVGIDEDVATASVRAILSAGNSAVSA, from the coding sequence ATGCCCATGCTTTCCGACCCTTCGGCCAAATATCGCCGGTTCCCGCCTGTCGCGCTCAACGATCGGACCTGGCCCTCCGCCGTCATCGAACAGCCGCCCCGCTGGCTTTCGACCGATATGCGCGACGGCAATCAGTCGCTCATCGATCCGATGGACAGCGTGAAGAAGAACCGGTTCTTCGACTTGCTGCTGTCCGTCGGATTGAAGGAGATCGAGATCGGCTTTCCCGCTGCCGGTGCGACCGAATTCGACTTCATACAGGGTCTGGTCCGAAATGGACGCATCCCTGACGATGTGCTGGTGCAGGTGCTGACGCAGTCGCGCGAGGATCTCATTCGCACCAGTTTCGAAAGCCTGGCCTACGCGCGCGCCGCCATCGTGCACCTGTACAATGCCGTGTCGCCCGCGTGGCGCGACATCGTGTTCCGCATGACGAAGGACGAAGTGCGCGACATCGCCGTCACCGGTGCGAAGATCATGCGCGACGAAGCGGGCAAGCGGCCCGATACCGACTGGCATTTCCAATATTCGCCCGAGACGTTCTCGACCGCCGAACTCGATTTCAGCATCGCCTGCTGCGAAGCGGTCATGGACATCCTGCAACCGACGCCGGAGCGGCCGCTCATCCTCAACCTCCCCGCCACGGTGGAGGCCTCGACGCCGAACATCTACGCCGACCAGATCGAGTATTTCTGCCGCAATATTCCCCGCCGCGACAGCGTCGTCGTCAGCCTGCACACCCATAACGACCGCGGCACCGGGGTCGCGGCGGCGGAGCTGGGTCTGATGGCGGGTGCGGACCGGATCGAAGGCTGTCTGTTTGGCAATGGCGAGCGGACGGGCAATTGCTGTCTCGTGACGATGGCGCTCAACATGTACACGCAGGGCGTCGATCCCGGCCTCGATTTTTCGGACATCGATGCGGTCATCGAGACGGTCGAATATTGCAACCAGATCCCCGTGCATCAACGCCATCCCTATGGCGGGGAGCTCGTCTTCACCGCCTTTTCCGGCAGCCATCAGGACGCGATCAAGAAAGGGTTCGAGGCGCACGAGCGTCAGAACGACGAAACCTGGCGCGTGCCGTACCTGCCGATCGACCCCGCCGATCTGGGCCGCAATTACGAGGCGGTCATCCGCGTCAATTCGCAGAGCGGCAAGGGCGGTTTCGCCTGGGTGCTCGAACAGGATCGCGGACTCAAACTGCCCAAGCGGATGCAGGCGCATTTTTCGAAAGCGGTGCAAAGGCTCGCCGACGAAAAGAAACAGGAAGTCACGGCGCAGGATATCTGGGACGCGTTCCGCAGCGAATATCACCTGTCGCGCCCGCGCCATTTCCACCTTGTCGATTACGAGGAATCGCGCGCGGCGGACGGCACGCGTACCTTTGCCGGAACCATCGCCGTCGCGGGCAAGGAGCGCAGCGTTTCGGGCCGGGGCAACGGCCTCATATCCTCGGTCGTGGCGACGTTGCGCGAAAGCTTCGACGTCACGCTCGAAGTGCTCGATTACAGCGAGCACGCCCTGTCGAAGGGGTCGGATGCCCGCGCGGCCGCCTATGTCGAGTGCATGACAAAGGACGGGCGAACGATCTGGGGCGTCGGCATTGACGAGGATGTCGCGACCGCAAGCGTGCGCGCCATTCTCAGCGCCGGGAATTCCGCCGTTTCGGCCTAG